ATCACAGTTAAACGCGCGGATGTATCGACGATGTGTGCCAGGAGAGGGCGCAATTCATTGTTTCGTATCAGTCCGCCTCTCAGATACAGACCGATACAAACTCAGTCAGCGAGGGTAAGCGGATGGCTCTAAGGCCCGGTCAAGGTTGGGCCAGGGCTTGTTTCAAGTGGTCCACCAAGGTTGGCGTCATGTAGTGCGGCCCGTCGAACAGGTACAGCGGATAGCCTGCATAGGCCGCCAGTTGTGGCTTGAGCTCGTCGACCGTGGCGGAGCGGAAGCCGCCGCCGTATTTGGGACGAAAGGCTTCGACGATGATTCGCACGCGATTCTTGCCAAGCCGGTCACGCAGGGCATCGGCGTAATTGCGGGCAACCGGGGCGGTACGGGCGTAGACGCCGACACCGTCCTGGAAAAACACGCCGATGTCGTTCGGCAACCATTGCTTGAGCCAGTCTGCGGTAGCGGCGGGGCCGATGTTGGCGCCGTCGTAGACGCTGATCCATAGCGGGCGTGGCAGCTTGGCCAGCAAGGCCGGCAGCTCCGTGGCGCCCGACCAACTGGGGTCGACCTCAGCCGGAAAGTACCAACCGGTGACATGCAATGGCGTCGGCAACCCGGCAATGCGCTCCGACAGCGCCGCCAGTTGCCCGATGTTTTCTCGTGAGCGGTTCTCGCTGAAATAGCCAGCCAGCCCGAGGATGACATCCTGGGCCCAGGGCGTCTTGGCGATGCGCGCCCAGTCCGGCAGTACCGGTACGCTGGGCAGGCCCGTCCCGGACACGAAGGCCTGGTCGTCCACCACCGTCCATTGCACCAGTAGCTCGTGTACGCCCAGTTTTTCCCAATTGCCGCTGATGCCGACGGTCTGGTTGTCCGGCTGCCAGACAATGCCGACGATGTTCGGTGTCGTGGTGGTCATTATGTAGTACGTCCCTGTACCTGCGCCGAGGAGCGCGGCCAGAAACAGCGCCGCGACGGTCTTGCGATTGACGAACTTTGCGAACCTATTCAAACAAGTCCCTTCTGGATGCAGTGTAGTCGCGGCTCAGCAAGGCGAGCCGCTTTTCGTACCGACGAATCCAATATCCCACCAGCACGCTCAATAGGAGTAGGTCAGGCGCGCGAACACGCCTTTGGCGCGATCCTCGCCAAACACCCTGGCCCGGTATTGCAGGGACAGGTCCACATAGGAGCGTGGTGCGTTGTAGGCGTCTTCCCTGAACCAGTAACGTACGTTGTTTCCTATCCCGATACCCCCGGCGTCGCCGGAAGAAAAGCCGCCGCCGGCTTCGCTCTTCATCTTGGAATCGTAGTCGATCGCCGCGACGACATGAGGGAAGGTCACCCAGCGCGAGCCGGTTCCGCCGATGGCGTAGCTGCGGCCCACTTGCCATTCGCTGTTGAAGTAGTCTCGCGAGTCGTTGATGTAGTGGCCGACCTCGGCGTACAGCTGCGAGGTCCACCAGCTCGGCACATCGACCCGCAGATCGGTGCCGATGCTCGAGCCATAGCCCAGTCGCACCAACCAGTCGCCGTCGACATTGGAAGAACCAAGCGGGAAGGTCCGTTCAAGGGCGGCCATGATGTTGACCGAACTGAAGGGCTTGACCCGCACGCCGAGGGCGCCTTGCAAGGCGTCCGCGCCCGTATCCGAATCGCTGTTCTTGCTCCACAGGGTGTCGGTGATACGTCCGTAGAGTTCGACAAAGCGGCCATTGCGATAGCCCAGCGGACGCCACGACAGCTCGGTGCTGTTTTGCAGCAGGTCATTGCTCTCACTGCCGCTGCTGCTGGAGCCCGGGGCGGCGCTCAGGCCACTGGAACTGCTGCCGCGATAGCTGGTGGTGCTGGTCAGGCCGAGTCTGCGCGATACATCGCCCACGGTGCGACGGGTATCGAATAGCTGTTGCGGGGAGAGGGGCGACTCAGCGGTTTTTTGCCCATCGATGACGCGTTTGAAGTACGCCACGGCTTCGTCGTCTTTGTGCAGGCGCATGGCGTTGTAGGCTACGTCCTGGGCCGCCGTCGGCGGCAGTGGCGCGCTGGCGTCGGCCTTGCGGAACGCCGCGTGGGCGGCTTCGTCATCGCCGGCCTGCATCGAGAGGTAGGCGACCTGCAGATCGCTCGCCGAGGCCAGCTCGCCCGTGGCCCGTGCCTCTTGCAGACGTTCGCGGGCGGTGCGGCGCTGGCCGATGGCGGCATACAGCCCGGCTTCTTCGTAGGCCGGCAGGCTGCCTAGCGCCAGGGCGCGGGTAAAGTCATCCCGGGCGCCGGCATCGTCCCCGGATTGCTGGCGCAGGCGTCCACGCATGACCAATAGCCGCGCGTCGTCGCCATGGGTTTGCAGGCCTTCACTGGCGGCGGCGATGGCTTGGGGCACGCGCTTTTGATCCGTCAGGGCGCTGACCAGCAGGTGTCGATACGCCGGGTTCTGCGGGGCGCGCGCCACGGCCTGGTTTGCCAGGGCGACGGCGGTCGCGGGGTCTTTGCGGGCGAGGGCGGCATAGGCCTGGGACGCCAGCGCAGTACCGGCATCGTGGGAACTGCCTGGCCAGATCGCGCAGGTCAGGCCGAAGGTGCTTTCCTGGCACTCCAGGGGCGGTGGTGGAAATTGGGCCAGGCGGTTCAGGCCTTTGTTTTTCTGGCGCAGCGCAGCGCGGGCCGCACCGCTGCGACGGGTCACCTCATCGCTGTCGTCGTTGCCCAACGCCTGTAACTGGTCCAGCGCGTGCTGAGGTTCACCACGAGCCAGGGCGGCGTCGACGGCAAAGAGACGGATGTCCCGGCGCTCGCTTGTCGACAAGCCGGGCAGGGACAGGGCATGGTTCAGATCGGCTTGGGCTGGCTGTAACTTGCCCTGGCGATCCCGGGCATAGCTGCGCAGGATCCATGGCGCGGCTTGGCGATCGTCCAGCGCCAGCGAGCCAGAGGCAGCCTGTTCGGCAGCGGGGTAATCCTTCGCCGCGAGCAGCGCACTGATGAGCAGTTGCTGGTTGGCAGCGATCTCTGGCGCCCAGGCCACGGCTTTGCGCGCCTGGTCCACGGCCAGGGCTGTGTTGCCTTGCTCCAGGGCGTGATAGCCCTGGGTCGCCAGCGGTATCGCGAGTTGGCGGCGAATGGCTTTGCGGCGCATCAACAACGTGTTGTCGTTGGCAAAGACACGAAGGGCATCGGTGGTGGCCCGATCGGCTTCTTCCACGTGTTGCTGGCGTTGCAAGGAATCGATCAGCAACAGGCGATATTCACGGCGCCGGGGTGCCTGGGCGACAGCCTTGCGGGCCGATTGCGCGGCCAGGCCGAATTGTTCGCGGTCATAGGCCTTGAACCCCTGGGACGCGGCGACGAAACCCGGTGCTGCGCTGGCGGGGCGAGACGCTGCCAGGGACTGGGGTTGGTCGCGCAGTTTCTTGTCGCGCTCGGCCAATTCAATCAGGGTGTTCAGGCGCGTCACGTCGGCCCGCTGGCGCAGGGCTTCGCGTGCCTTGGCGATGGCCAGGTCGTAGTCCTTGCGTTCGTAGGCGCTGTAGGCTTCGTTGGCGGCGGTATAGGCCGGACCAGACAATGGCAGCGGCAACGTTTCGGCAAGCGCAAACGCTGGTATCAGGCTCAGCCCCGTGGCCAAAAGGGTCAGGAAGGGGCGGTTCATGCCGGGAGCTCCGTTGGGTAGAGATTGTGCTGACGGGCCACCGCCTGTTCGATCGTCGCGCGTGGCAGCACGCCGCTGTCGACCAGGTAATCGCCGATGCGGCCGTGGTGCTGCGGCCGGTACTGGAGCATGACGCGACTGAATTCGTCGCGATCGAGCAGACCCATTTCGATCAGCAGGTCGCCCAGCAGCGGCGCCCGGGCATTGGGTACGGCATGACCGTTGCGCGCAGGCAGCTTGCGCAACAGCACGAGAATTTCGCTTTCCCGGGCGATCAGTTGCACCGGCTCGCTACCCAGTGCGGCGCTGACCTGTTGCAGGCCTTCGTCGGGCAAGGGGTTGGCAACGGCGATCTGTTCGCGGCCCTCACTGTTGGGGCCCAGGGACACGACTCGCCAACGCAAGGCAAACTCGGGACTCAACGGGGACGTCGAGGCAGCGGCTTTCTCGGCGACATCAAAGACCCGTGGCAGGTCATTCTGGAACGCGATGGCTTCGGCCAGGGTTTCATCATCCAGCCAGCCATTATTGAGCAGAATCCGCCCCAAAGGCACATTGCGCGACTGTTGTTCGTTGAGGGCGCTTTGCAGGGCCGTGTCGGTGATGGCCTGCCAGGACAGCAACACGCTGCCCAGGCGGCGCGGCGCAATGGCAACCAGATCGGTGGAAGGAAAATCGTGCATGGTCTTGTCCCAGACCAGCTTGCGATTCATCACCTTGCCCACCAGGAACATGCGCCAGGCCCGGGAGGCGGCCATGAAGTTGACGAAGTTGCCCACCAGCATGCGCGGCATGGACAGCAAGCCATGCTGCCAGCCGTACAACACGGTAGTGAAGTAATAGCGGTGCACGATTCGCCAGACCAGCGCGACGCCGTTGGCCAGCAACAGGTATTTGACCAGGCCGTTGCTTTCGAACGGCGTAGGGAAGGTGACGTCCCACAGGCCGCTATTGCGCAGGATGATCAAGCCCAGCAGCTGTACCAGAATAACGTAGGCAATGATGCTCACGAACGCCGTCACCACCCCCTTGCGATCGCGAAACAGCAGGTATCGGTTGGCCAGCGAGCCGTTCCAACCCATCTGCTCCCAGCCTTGCAAGCCGATGCCCAGGGTCCAGCGGGCCTTTTGCCGGAAGGCGGTGCGGAACGTGTCCGGGAAAAACTCGCGCACGCACAGCGGCATCGTCAGGGTCGATTCGTAGGGTTTGCGGAACCAGGATTTGCGCAGCACCCGGAACTGCACCGGAAAACGCACGAAGATCGCATTCATGCCCACCTTGGCCAAGCGTGCGCCAACGTCGTAGTCCTCGGTGAGGCTGTCGGTGTTGAACGGCTGGTTCTCGGTTTCACCGGCCAGCACCCGCAAGGCACGGTGGGAAAAACAGGTGCCGACGCCGGCCGAGGGCACGGTGTCGGTCATGCTTTCGCGCACCACCAGGTCCTTGCCATGCCATTCGGCGAACTCGTCCATGTAGACGCCCGCGACCCATTCGTACCAGTTGCGCTCCAGCGACACCACGGGCAACTGGATCATGTCCTTGCGCGGCAACAGGTAGTTGAACAGACGCAGTTCCAGCGGATGCAGCACGTCCTCGCTGTCGTGCAGGACGACGCCAGCGAAGGTCATCCCATGGGTTTTCTCATGCAGGAAAATCGCCTGGATCACCCAGTTCAAGCAGTCGGCCTTGCAGGTCGGCCCGGCATGGGGCACTTCCACGCGGTGCAGTTGTTTGTAGCGCCTGCGCATCCGCTCGACTTCGTCGATGGTGCGCTGGTCGTTGATGTACGTACCGACGAAGACCACGTAGTTCTGGTAGTCGAGTGTCGACACCATGTTCTCGATCATCGGCGCGATGACGTCGTATTCCAGCCAGGCCGGCACCATGATCGCCAGGGGCTGTTCGTCCCGGGCCAACAATTGTTCGACGGTCAGCGGCCGGTAGCGGCGGTCCACGGTGAACTTGCGGTACAGGCGACGAGACCAGTACCACACGTCAACAATCAGATCGTCCAGGCTGGAGATCAGGATCAGTACCGCGACCACGATGGTCGCGATTTCCAGGTAGTTGTAGTAATGGGCCAGCCAATAGGGCCAATAAAGCGACGTCATCGAAGGGTACCGTTACTGGCGATTGCGACGGGCGCTACGGCCTGCCAGCAACAAGAGAAGGAACAGGATAATGCTGCCTGGGATCAGCCAGAGCAGCGAAGGTTTGCGCCAGGCATCCAGCCCCTTGGGTTCTTCGCGGCCGATCAGCAGGCTACCGCTTGGGTCTTGGGTATCGAAGATCGCCACGGCCCCGTTGTTGCCCAGAATCGCCACGTCGCCACGGGTCAGCACAATCGGTTTGGCCAGGCTTGGCGGCTGGTTGCCCAGGGCCCGGTAGACCAGGCCATGCTGGCCTGCGGTCTGCACCACTTGCAACGAGGCCAATTGGTTGAGGGGTTGTACGTCCAGCAACACCTGGTCCTTGTGGTTGATGCGCAGACGACCTTGCTCGTCGACCTGGACCGATTCCTGGCTGTCCTTGAGCGGCAACTCGAAGGCCAGGAAGGCTTTGTCCGGGCTGACGACGGCTTTGGGATCAGCGCTGACCTTGAGCTGCGCGCGCAGCGGCGATACACCGCTGGTATCGGCCACCGAAATGACCCGCGCCAGGCTGCTGGCCGGTTGATCGAGGTAGGCCTGGGGGACCAGGATCTGGGTGTCCACGGCGAAGCGTGCGGCCATGCCGGAGAAGTCGTCGTCCAGCGAGGTTTTTTCCAGGACGATATGACTGGTCGGCAGGACCGACACCG
The sequence above is drawn from the Pseudomonas sp. St316 genome and encodes:
- a CDS encoding glycosyl transferase family protein; the encoded protein is MTSLYWPYWLAHYYNYLEIATIVVAVLILISSLDDLIVDVWYWSRRLYRKFTVDRRYRPLTVEQLLARDEQPLAIMVPAWLEYDVIAPMIENMVSTLDYQNYVVFVGTYINDQRTIDEVERMRRRYKQLHRVEVPHAGPTCKADCLNWVIQAIFLHEKTHGMTFAGVVLHDSEDVLHPLELRLFNYLLPRKDMIQLPVVSLERNWYEWVAGVYMDEFAEWHGKDLVVRESMTDTVPSAGVGTCFSHRALRVLAGETENQPFNTDSLTEDYDVGARLAKVGMNAIFVRFPVQFRVLRKSWFRKPYESTLTMPLCVREFFPDTFRTAFRQKARWTLGIGLQGWEQMGWNGSLANRYLLFRDRKGVVTAFVSIIAYVILVQLLGLIILRNSGLWDVTFPTPFESNGLVKYLLLANGVALVWRIVHRYYFTTVLYGWQHGLLSMPRMLVGNFVNFMAASRAWRMFLVGKVMNRKLVWDKTMHDFPSTDLVAIAPRRLGSVLLSWQAITDTALQSALNEQQSRNVPLGRILLNNGWLDDETLAEAIAFQNDLPRVFDVAEKAAASTSPLSPEFALRWRVVSLGPNSEGREQIAVANPLPDEGLQQVSAALGSEPVQLIARESEILVLLRKLPARNGHAVPNARAPLLGDLLIEMGLLDRDEFSRVMLQYRPQHHGRIGDYLVDSGVLPRATIEQAVARQHNLYPTELPA
- a CDS encoding tetratricopeptide repeat protein: MNRPFLTLLATGLSLIPAFALAETLPLPLSGPAYTAANEAYSAYERKDYDLAIAKAREALRQRADVTRLNTLIELAERDKKLRDQPQSLAASRPASAAPGFVAASQGFKAYDREQFGLAAQSARKAVAQAPRRREYRLLLIDSLQRQQHVEEADRATTDALRVFANDNTLLMRRKAIRRQLAIPLATQGYHALEQGNTALAVDQARKAVAWAPEIAANQQLLISALLAAKDYPAAEQAASGSLALDDRQAAPWILRSYARDRQGKLQPAQADLNHALSLPGLSTSERRDIRLFAVDAALARGEPQHALDQLQALGNDDSDEVTRRSGAARAALRQKNKGLNRLAQFPPPPLECQESTFGLTCAIWPGSSHDAGTALASQAYAALARKDPATAVALANQAVARAPQNPAYRHLLVSALTDQKRVPQAIAAASEGLQTHGDDARLLVMRGRLRQQSGDDAGARDDFTRALALGSLPAYEEAGLYAAIGQRRTARERLQEARATGELASASDLQVAYLSMQAGDDEAAHAAFRKADASAPLPPTAAQDVAYNAMRLHKDDEAVAYFKRVIDGQKTAESPLSPQQLFDTRRTVGDVSRRLGLTSTTSYRGSSSSGLSAAPGSSSSGSESNDLLQNSTELSWRPLGYRNGRFVELYGRITDTLWSKNSDSDTGADALQGALGVRVKPFSSVNIMAALERTFPLGSSNVDGDWLVRLGYGSSIGTDLRVDVPSWWTSQLYAEVGHYINDSRDYFNSEWQVGRSYAIGGTGSRWVTFPHVVAAIDYDSKMKSEAGGGFSSGDAGGIGIGNNVRYWFREDAYNAPRSYVDLSLQYRARVFGEDRAKGVFARLTYSY